The genomic window TTGTAGCCGATGTTCCAGCGACGATTCCGGCTTCCGATGCCGTTTGGATGTAGGCGGCTGCCCAATGGCCTTTAGCATCCCCGAACTTCACTGGATTACTCGATTGTTGTAAGCCAAACGCGCGCACCAGGAGCGTTGCGAATTCGGCGCGGGTAAGTTCCTTCGTCGGTGCGAATTGTCCGTTGCCCACACCGCTGATTACATGCTTGTTACTCAGATCGTTAATGTACGTGACATAGGCGCTAGTGTCTGGTACGTCGCTGAACAAGGAGCTTTCAGCTTGAGCACTTACAGATACCGCTAGGAGACTTGCCATAGAAAGCCCTACAATTGCCCATTTTTTCTTCATGCGAATCACTCCTCCAAATTTCCTTTAATTGCATTTTGAATGAAAAAAATTCCGGCGTGAAGTCCCACCCCCTTAAAAGAAAGGAATAAAAAAATGCCTCAGTGGACCTGAGACACTTTTTTATTCCTCTCGATTATTTAATACTTCTCAAGAGCTAAACCTTTCTCCACCGGGCATTTCTGCCCCGTTCAATACACTCAATGACCCCTTCTTTCCCCATTTCATTCAAAACCTTTGTGATCGTCGGTCTGCTTATTCCCGGACAACGTTCTTCCACATCGGAGACCGTGAAATCCGCAATCATATGCTCAACAACAGTTCTGACTCTTTCTTGTTTCCAACCGCGTTTATCCGATGTGACTATACCGGCTCGTTCCTCAAATCGTTTGTAGGCGTTTAAAATCATCATAAGGAAGTAATCCAACCATGGCTTTATGTTGTGTTTTCCTTCATGCCAACCTTGCGAAGAGATTTCCAGGGTTTCGTAATACTGTTCTTTTGTGTCTTCAATCACTTTTTCCAAACTTATATATCGTCCTATAATATACCCCGCCTGATAAAGCAGTAATAACGTAAGAAGTCTCGCCATCCGACCGTTACCATCGGAGAACGGATGGATACAAAGAAAATCTAATACGAATGCAGCGATCAAAATGAGATCATCAACTTCCCCGCGATCCCTTTCGATGTTGTATTGCCTGCAAAGCTCTTCTACAGCTTCGGCGGTTTTCCAAGCAGGTACAGGCGTGAAACGTATGCGTTCCTGACCATTCGGTAACTTTTCCCGAATGTCATTATCAGTTAACTTCCATCTCCCTCCCGCTCCAGTTGCCAATTCCATGAGATCCCGATGAAGTTGCAGGATGACGTTGGGAGTTAAACGGATATGTTCGTAACTGGAATGAATCGTATCTAAAACCTCACGGTATCCTGCAATTTCTGCTTCGGATCGGTTTTCAGGTGCAAGTCTTTCCTTCAGCAAACGCTCTAAACGATTCGTTGAGATGGTGATTCCTTCGATTCGGTTGGAGGATTCCGTACTCTGTATGATCGCCACTTGACGCAATGCCTCCAACACTTCGGGTTTTTGGCGTTGGAAGAGGGCTTCCTTTCCCTTATACTCGTGGATTCTTGCGATCAGTTTTACGGTTGAGCCGGTATAGGATAGATTTTGTAAGTATTGATTACGAAAAGACATCATTTGTACCACTCCTTATATATATAATTTAACCAAAAAATTATATATATAAAAGGAGCGGAAAATAAAAAAGGAAGCATAAAATCTATGCCCCCTTGGTTTTTATCTCCGTTAGTGCCATAGCATCGAACTTACGATATGCTCATTCTTTATCTGCAATTATTAAGTTATTGCTACCTATCTTAAATAAAAGATAATCTATTAGTAGAATTGAGCATAAAGAATTTATTTCTGTTCCATAATCGACATCATAACCGTGCAATATTGCGTGCCTACTCATTTGTGAATTAATGGGTTCTCCATGTTTAAAATCATCTAATACAATATCTAAATAAAAATATAGTACCGTACTATCCATAGAGAAAGTGTCTTCATCTTGCAATAGATTACTAATATACTCCTTTAATGTATTTTGCTTCAAGAAACCGGTATGCTTAAAATAGTCAGCAATAATTCCTTCAAATTGTGGAATTAGAGTGGAAACGGATAAAAAGTACTTACCAGAAATATGAGCTTCTACGGCTTCATTTAATAATCGCAACCGAGGAGAAATCCACTTAATCTCTTTCCATCTTTGAACTATTCTATCTACTTTATTATTATCATAAAATTTAATAAGGAATTCCTTCACAAAATTTTTTGTTTCTTCTAATGTGCGTTCTTTGTAAAAACGTACAATTTTCCGGGCAGTAATAATAGGAATTTCATAATGTGCAGGATACCCTATTTTGAGCATTATTAACTTGAACTTTTCAATGTCATCTGTAGTTTCTTGAATTGCTTTTTTAATATTTTCATTATTAAATAATCCGGCTGCTTTTTCCAACGCTCCACTAATTGGTTTAAATACATCAGAAACATGCCTAGTCTGCTTGGCAACTTGCGCGAGTCGGCTTTGTAAATTTCGCCCAAACAACTCTTGATGTCTTAAAACCGGTTGCATAACTCTAGCGATTGTTTCACTGTTTTTAAGGACAGGTTCAATCATCTTTCTCCATCTTTCACTCGCTTCAAAAAGTCCCTTAAATCTCTCATCCATAATTTTCCACCCACTCAATATTATATTGTGGCTAATAATAATCTACCAATAGCCTGTAGAACAACAAGGTTATTTGGTAAGCTTACGCAAGCACGAATTTTAAAGTTTGCAGCCTGCAAACTCAGGATTGGGTTGCAACTCTCAATGCAACATAAATTTTATACTATTAAAAATTCGACGTCATAGACCACACGGCTAAAGCCGTGGGCTTGCAGTTATAGCTTACACTACACCGCGTATGGCTGTATGACGGCAGCCCGGCTTGCAATTACGCAAGCCGCATTGTGGTCGGCGTGGTCAGCGTGTCCGCACGACACACAAACAAATTCTGATTGCGTTTTACGGTTCTCTTTCGCTACATGACCGCAAGCAAAACAAGTTTGACTCGTATGTCTCGGATCAACGAATACAAGAGGCACACCAAATTTTTGTGCTTTATATACAATGAATTGGCGAAGTTGATAGAACGACCAATTCGATAGTTGAGAACGCTGAGACTTATTAACCGTCTTTCCGTTCTTTTTTGTCTTGAGCTTAGAGATCCCTTTCAGGTCCTCTAAAGCAATAACAGAACGGTGCCTTAAAGCCTTCTCAACTATCTTTTTGCTGATGCAATGATTGATGTCACGCGCCATTCGTTTTTCTTTCTTAGAACGCTTTTTGAGTAAGCGCTTGGCAGATTTTGTACCTTTCGATTGAAGCCTTGCACGGATACGAGCGTAGCGTTTTCGGAGATTTATGATTTTCTTCCCAGAAAACACTTCTCCTAAGCTATCCGTT from Collibacillus ludicampi includes these protein-coding regions:
- a CDS encoding Fic family protein yields the protein MMSFRNQYLQNLSYTGSTVKLIARIHEYKGKEALFQRQKPEVLEALRQVAIIQSTESSNRIEGITISTNRLERLLKERLAPENRSEAEIAGYREVLDTIHSSYEHIRLTPNVILQLHRDLMELATGAGGRWKLTDNDIREKLPNGQERIRFTPVPAWKTAEAVEELCRQYNIERDRGEVDDLILIAAFVLDFLCIHPFSDGNGRMARLLTLLLLYQAGYIIGRYISLEKVIEDTKEQYYETLEISSQGWHEGKHNIKPWLDYFLMMILNAYKRFEERAGIVTSDKRGWKQERVRTVVEHMIADFTVSDVEERCPGISRPTITKVLNEMGKEGVIECIERGRNARWRKV
- a CDS encoding RNA-guided endonuclease InsQ/TnpB family protein codes for the protein MLITTKIKLLPNDQQYEQLLSTMKRFNEACNRISEIAFEKKVFSKVKIQKECYYEIREQFGLSAQMVIRAIAKVAESYKVDKKVVHTFRPTGAMIYDERILSFKGLEFASTLTLDGRIDVPMQISSYHRGVLEGKRVRGQADLVLIDNTFYLLLVVEIPDGTPIETTDVIGIDLGIVNLATDSLGEVFSGKKIINLRKRYARIRARLQSKGTKSAKRLLKKRSKKEKRMARDINHCISKKIVEKALRHRSVIALEDLKGISKLKTKKNGKTVNKSQRSQLSNWSFYQLRQFIVYKAQKFGVPLVFVDPRHTSQTCFACGHVAKENRKTQSEFVCVSCGHADHADHNAACVIASRAAVIQPYAV